AACATGCCTCTGCATGACAGGATCGTACCCTATCTGAAGAGGGCTAGTTTGTACCACCTGGCGAGACTCAACGCCAGGTGGTTCTGGTTGGACAAGACCTTAGTCAGCGCTTTCATTGAGAGGTGGCATCCTGAGACGCATAACTTTCATATGCCTTTTGAAGAGTGCACTATCACGTTGCAGGATGTAGCATACCAGTTGGGCCTGCCCGTGGATGGTTTACCTGTATCTGGGTGCCTTACAGATTTTGAGATGCTTATGAAAGAAGGCAAACCGGCGTGGGAGTGGTTTCAGGAACTATTTGGCGAGCTTCCACCACAGAATAAGGTTAAGCAATATACAGTCCACTTCACCTGGTTTCATGAGAGGTTCAAGGTGCTACCGGATGATGCTACGAAGGAGACCGTATGCATATATGCACGGACTTATATTATGATGCTGCTTTCCACTCAGTTGTTTGGTGACAAGAGTGGAAATCGGGTTCATATACGGTGGTTGCCCTTTGTGGCGAGACTTGATGATATGGGCAACTATAGTTGGGGGTGGGCAGCGTTGGCATGGCTATAACGTTGCATGTGTCGGGTGGCCAACAGAAATGTGACAAACTTGGCAGGCCCCCTGCAGCTACTGCAGTCATAGATTTTTTGGCGGTTTCCTAGTCTCAGGCAGCGGGGATTCGACACCTATTCCTTCCCATTGGCTTCCAGGATACATATCTGTACAGTTAGACTTGAACTGTAACTTTTTTATTATGGCTTCATAGCCTCAGCAATCATGTCTGAATCCAATTTGGAGTGATCTGTGATATCGTTCCCATGGAACACGTGTGCTTCTCATTGTATCTCCAAATCTTCCAACAAGCTTTTTTCTGTATCAAGCGGActtggataagccaatcgcaTCTACGTCCGTAAGTCTTACATTTTTCATAGAACGTCTGCGACTCGCATTCATGAACAACGTGATCgactcctctagagatagtgtaaTTCTGAATTGTCGTAATGACAGATTTTCTAAAACTGTATTCCATTTTGATTCTGGATGGGGTCCTCAGAATCAGCAACacctataaaaaataaattgtcgtTCATCGATCTGTCAAAACAAAATTAAGGAAACACACTATTCACTCCGCACGTACCTATGTTTGCATATTCGGGAAGCTCCAGTGCATGCATGGCATCAAGATCCAAGCTACGCATAAAAGGTGGAACATCGATTGATTCACTTACAGCGGGTGAAACCACTAAAGTTTCTGCGACTGCCTCACCTCCCGCATCGTCGTCCTCGTCCTCATCACCAGCTTCGTACGTAGCTTCGAACTCCTCGTCGCTATGTTGTTCATTCCTTCATATGCTTCAGCTCTGTCATCTTGCACATCTGGGTTATGCTGAATCTAATTCACAACTAtatgttcaaactcaacatacaactcaatCCTTAGGTGTTGCACCTGAGTTTGTTGGTGAATATCAAACATCCGCTGAATACTTTTGAAGGTtgtagtaggcttagagaagggggggttgaatctatgccttccttttaattgCAGTTATTGCCCTttttaaacaaactttcaattcaggttctgtttgaactcagcagcggaaatttatgagacaatttatttttgtctcatgaatatcagaaaatagaactcagcagagaagagaaaagctaacaccagcatgtatcctggttcggttaccttgtgctatgcaacctacatccagtctcctccacaactatggaagaatttcactatagttaacagtattacatacactaatttcacactcaagttctaacctaacttgacattggctatgctaacacctaactattcactcttagtgctaacccaactaagaaagggataccaaacaggtacaagatacaagacacttaaccaacctaaaaaaatcagaaaataactctaggcttttctctcaagtgtatcactcagcctttttccactcatggcttttacttgagctttctcacaatgccttttctcacaagaaattacagaaagataaacatagaaaatcacattacaatcagtaaaacatgaaggagattgacttcatcaacagcctttgtgctatgcgaaaaccagattagcaagcctctgattcagttttTCATACTGgcagaatgcacctttgattaggttacactgtccagttagttgaactttctCAAAGAACACTCCTCAAAACAAAACCTCAATActctggttatctctccttggtTCTGAATGAGCAGGAAGTCTTCTTTtattctccttgcatgttgctgggatcttctcccaaggtcaacaccttgaaccttgagcttcaccaaccacagattcactttttctgaTTTGGTTTGAGCTGGGTGATTTGATATTGCCTTTCTAGTttaatctttctctttctctcttcttcggTGAAAGGCTTATAGAAggagctctctctctttctctttcttatttttctgaAGCTTGTGATTTGACATGGTCAGAGAGGAGAAGAATGTTGCTTGTGGTGTGAGATCAAGTTTGGAAGGAAATAAAATCAACCTGGGCTTGGATCAGCTTGTGATATGCTTGGCCCGTTATGATTTCTTTggcttctttctttactttttcttGGGCTCTCAATTTTGTTGTCAGCCTACCACCTcttgttttattttccatttcaTTTGGGTTGCTCAACTTAATTAAGGCctgtaatataataataaataattagcaacatatactcattaattaattaatcaacactaattatttattttgccaaaaatagtgtttgtcatcactaattaatttagttaatttcttaactcaacaatctcccccttgatgacaaacatgatttaggcaataatcaaaaggaaataAATTTTGAGTAAGGTATggaaactccctttgatttttgtcatttgctcttatgttgctcccccttttcttttcaagattagctccccctggatttatgctttcctctttgttcctATTTTTCATAGTACTCAAAGAGAACACTATAGAGAGCTATGTACAATAATTTTGTCTAAGAGATATCATACAAGCAACATCACATTATTATCCCAATATTTTCTTATCATGACAACAGTAAAAGCATTTTGCAAAACAAAATCAATTTGCAAAGCAAAGTTCAGCAGTATAAGTCAATCAATCAGCTTAATCAACTTAATAGCTATTAATTACTCCCCCTAttgtcatcaagggcggataATAAGCAAGATCAACAAAAGCATCACTATAAACCCTGCAAGAGAGGTTAGTGCACAGTCCAAAAGACTAACTATACTACCATAAGTGCATCAGTATCcaaagttattacagtcatccgaGACAACAAAAGTAGTCCAAACAGTAGCAAAATAAAACAgagttcatgagacaaaatgagaGCAGCTGTAgcagtttttatgagacaaatcctaggcatcagaaccattccccTCTGAAgcatcttcctcttcaacatcagtggcaatgtcttcatcattttgaaggttatcaatgaaggtcatgagcaTAGCCACCCTATCTCTTGATTTCTTcaggaagttctcatgcttgctagctagcttcctttgttccttgctcatgGCAATCATGTGATTTGATTGGGAAACAAACTCTTGAGCGACATCCTTGACCACATTTAGCAGAGCTGATTTCTTCCCAGTAGAAATGGAAGTACCCTcggtggaaggaggaggagagtcatctggaatgaactcttcatcatcatcatctagaaccactcttTCAGATCGAGTTGGTCCTTTTTTCTGTTTCACTTaaccacccccttttaggtatgaatgtctgttttcataatcctcatttgacaggtcaacaccaaaagtctcaaatatgcaagttaaaaacatgccataaggtagtgctttatctttcacacttctaacagaatcaaacatgtatctagccatcaaataggcaaaagagatttctgttttagtgattAGGGCATACAAAACAAGTGTGTCTATGTAAGAAATTCTTTGATATGAaccgctttgtggaattaagatgTGGTTGACAATACgatgcaactgagcacgttcattggtgcacgaaattgtgatcatcaatggcgcca
This region of Arachis hypogaea cultivar Tifrunner chromosome 8, arahy.Tifrunner.gnm2.J5K5, whole genome shotgun sequence genomic DNA includes:
- the LOC112705047 gene encoding protein MAIN-LIKE 1-like, which produces MAEARSLYRFNGIAHVVGNINEESTRCIYRVRRQQNMPLHDRIVPYLKRASLYHLARLNARWFWLDKTLVSAFIERWHPETHNFHMPFEECTITLQDVAYQLGLPVDGLPVSGCLTDFEMLMKEGKPAWEWFQELFGELPPQNKVKQYTVHFTWFHERFKVLPDDATKETVCIYARTYIMMLLSTQLFGDKSGNRVHIRWLPFVARLDDMGNYSWGWAALAWL